A window of Solanum stenotomum isolate F172 chromosome 3, ASM1918654v1, whole genome shotgun sequence contains these coding sequences:
- the LOC125859528 gene encoding cytochrome b5, whose translation MASDRKFHAFEEVAKHNKTKDCWLIISGKVYDVTPFMDDHPGGDEVLLSATGKDATNDFEDVGHSDSAREMMDKYYIGEIDMSTVPLKRAYIPSEQTAYNPDKTPEFIIKILQFLLPILILGLALTVRHYTKEQ comes from the exons ATGGCGTCAGATCGgaaatttcatgcatttgaGGAGGTCGCTAAGCACAACAAGACCAAAGATTGCTGGCTCATCATCAGCGGAAAG GTGTATGATGTAACTCCGTTCATGGATGATCATCCAGGTGGTGATGAAGTTTTGCTTTCAGCAACTG GGAAAGATGCGACAAATGACTTTGAAGATGTTGGCCACAGTGATTCTGCTAGAGAGATGATGGATAAGTATTACATTGGGGAAATTGACATGTCAACAGTTCCCCTAAAACGTGCTTATATTCCATCGGAACAAACTGCATACAATCCAGACAAGACTCCAGAATTCATTATCAAAATCCTACAGTTCCTTCTACCCATCTTGATCTTGGGCTTGGCCTTAACAGTACGACACTACACCAAGGAGCAGTAA